The following nucleotide sequence is from Scyliorhinus torazame isolate Kashiwa2021f chromosome 4, sScyTor2.1, whole genome shotgun sequence.
gccattttaggtggacaCACCACGTACAAAATTGTTGAGGTTTTTATGTGTGTTGTTTCAGTGCCAGTCTTGTACACACCCACGAAGCCAAGTCTGGGCGAAATATGTGATTCACAACCTCCAACACTCGGGGCACAACTGCTGAATCGGGCGAAGCTCTGTACATAGAAGAATTGTTaggctgtggaattcactgccaagaTTAACGGCTGATGCGACTTCTGGCTTTGCAAGCTAGCCAATGTAAAAGTCCCATCCCAATGTTTAAAGCCCTTCCTCAAAGCTTCACGATGCTGGTGATGTTATCCCATAGTGGTGGTAGATGGGCAATTTGAGAATATTGGCAGGCTAAGCACttcatcacagaatctttacagtgcagaaggaggaaagaGCATTTTAccaaatcccactcccctgccttatccccgtaatcatgcacattctttcttttcaggtagcaatccaattcccttttgaataattcgattgaacctacctccaccaccttCGGGAGGTTTGCTGACAGActgcaaccactctctgggtgaaatttattttcctcacatcacttttacccCTTTTGCCAATTTTACCTTGCTGGTAAAGGTGAGGGGGGCATAAAGGAACAATTCTTGGCCAACACTACGCTTTGATCTAGATGAACTACAAGTATCACAGCTTTTCGCAGTAATTTCAATGCAATGcgacaaagattattatattattatatctggATCTATGGGTTTTGTTCCTCTTAATTTTCAATTAGCCTTGATCCAAGGCTTTAATAGGATCCAAGCGGCGCTTAATCTGTAAAGTTGCTTACATTTTGCTGTAATCAAGATCagagatcttgggcgagattcaccgacccccccgccgggtcggagaatcgccgggggctggcgtgaatcccgcccccgccagttgccgaattctccggcaccggagattcggcgggggcgggaatcacgccggttggcggggccccacccccgcgattctctggcccggatgggccgaagtcccgctgctagaatgcctgtcctgcctgtgtggattaaaccacctaccttaccggcgggacaaggcggcgcgtgcgggctccggggtcctgggggggacgcggggcgatctggccccgggggggtgcccccacggtggcctggcccgctatcggggcccaccgatccgcgggcgggcctataccatgggggcactcttttcctttcgccttcgccacggtctccaccatggcggaggcggaagagactccttccacagcgcatgtgcggggatgccgtgagcggccgctaacgctcccgcgcatgcgccgaccggcaatgtcatttccgcgccagctggcagggcaccaaaggccttttccgccagctggcggggcggaaatcagtctggcgcgggcctagccccgtaaggctagggctgggccccccaagatgcggagattccgcacctttggggcggcgcgatgccggactgatttgcgccgtttttggcgccggttggtggacatcgcgccgattacggagaatttcgccccttgtgtttgAAATTCAGTCATTACCCAGATAATTCCAGTAAAAGGGTCCATGTTAGTATTCCGCATGGGCTTTACTGCCCTCTGGTGGTAAAATTATTACCTTTGTCGTATTTGGGAATAAAAAGTAGTAGCAGAAAATTTCTTCAAATAATGTAGTGTCTTTCTTCTGTTACCTGATTGCAGAAATGCATTTGAAAACTTTGTTTCACATCCTAACATTGCACCATCCTCAGCTATAGTAGTTGTTTGTTAGGGATGGGGAAATTTGAAACTTTCATGATATGAAAGGCTCAATGTGAATCATAGTGGTTGAGTCAGACAAACCATACCAATGCTCACACAACCTTGACCTTGGAAAATGTTAATTTACTCATTTTATAGTGCAAATATAAAGATAATTGTTTTATTTGCAAATAAATGCATGCGGTTAGTTTCATAAGTTGTGCATTTTGATGCTTGTCTCTGCACCCTGCTAGAATGGGTCTCTTAGAACTAAATATGAGTTAGTGAGCCTGCCAAATTTATCAAGTAACTGTAGCTTTGTTCCAGTGTATTGTGTATTATGCCCAATTTAAGAAGTAACTATAACTTAATTGTTGAAAGGAAATGGATTGAAGTGAATGGCTTGTTAGAAGATTAAAATCCATCAATCCAGATACATTTTGAAAAATAATAAACCTTTCACCTGCTAAGTAAGGTCATTTTCACCCCGGTCAATTttgttttttctaattaaggggcaattaagcatggtcaatccacataccctgcatatctttgggttgtgggggtgaaacccatgcaaatacgttgaatgtgcacactccacacggacagtgatccggggctgggatagaacccgggtcctcgacggcgtgaggcactgcaccaccatgccgccctgtcttCTGAAgttgtagtaataataataatctttattagtcacaaataggcttgcgttaacactgcaatgacgtttctgtgaaaatctcctagttgccacactccgcccgcctgttcgagtacactgagagaTATTGTGAAGCTTAAAGATTTCAGCCTCACGACCTGCAGTGACAACGAGTCACTCTGGTATTATTTATTTttgtttaatgtattttattacaaacatgtatcaaaacaggttacagcgaataaacacctcgggaaacatacttcccaacaatcaactatacagtctgtaccgatttttctcctttttctgcccccccccctcccccgcgatgaACAGCCCTTCAAACTCCCACGAGGAACAGCCCCTCAAAGTGACTTTGGTGGTATTATTGAATTGAGGTACAGCTGTTGAAAGCAAATCTGTGGATCATGTGATCAGCTGCGAGACAAATCAAAATGATGGAAAGAACGAGTACGTTTTGTACTTGTTACCCTGGCATGAAGTGTTGGGTTTTTCAATTTGAATGGTAAGAAAGCTCTGCAAGTGACAGATCACCAAGAATTTCCTTTGAGAAGCTTTCACTTCACTGCCGTAGCCTCACCGGAAATATAATGAACCCAACACCACTCCTTTGCTTGAGCCGGATTAACTCGAAGGAAACTTATGAAATATGGAGCTTAAGAAAACCTTAAATGAGCACTCTTAAGGTCAGAAATAAACTCAGAAAATGCAGGGAGTAATCAGCAGGacagacagcatctatggagagaaaacaTTTCAGTTTGTTTTGAGGTTATTCCCACCGGCATTGAACATTGAATCTTGTTTCTTAAATATGGCAACGTGTTGTATTTGATATGCGGATTGGATCATAAATTGGTCAAAAAGTATTAACTTAATTATTTTAAGGTGTATCTACAGACTGCTATATATCATACCACTGTGGTCCcataaagtcccaaaagacgtgcttcttaggtgaattggacattctgaattccgcttcagtgtacccaaatagtacgtcgtgtggtgactaggggcttttcacagtaacttcatcgcagtgttaatgtaagcctccttgtgacactaacaaagattattattatttccttatttcccttttatttttgctgttacattttggactcgtggatgattaatgggcatgtgtctttaaagcctgtgtctttaattcaagcagaagaaaacTAAAGCCTGTactggtttaaactggagttgtAGACTGGCAGGCACCAGTGACAGAGATGGACTGGGACTcgttttgattgatttggctggtggccaatgaattgggccAAAAGCTGTActttgcccggtaacaggtggtgattagatcTTATCCCAatgaaatggttcagagacctaagGAGGGTTCAGTTTAGATTTTGGCAGCAGAGAGGTAAAAGGGTCCAGCTAatcctctccagaaagctgttgctaaAACACTCCAGAAGGCTACTGTGAgtgcaggctccctctctctccaaaaAGCCTATGGGTGTTGTGATCCTGGACCTATAGAGGTTGGAAGACAAAATCACAAACTGAAAGGAAAGTTTGATGAGAAAGATTCTGCCTCTCCAGGAAAGTTGAGTATGGTATTTTAAAACTGCAGAAAAGACCAGCACAGGCTGCAAAACTAAGACTGTAATCTACAAGCTTACTGTGGGGGAAAAAGCATGCTAAGAACCATCATCTAAAACAAACTCTTTTTCTCTTTCACTTTTTTCCCTCTTTCCACCCCTCTGTTattgtctgtcttctgtgtgtgtgtatgtagaggctggggggcaagttaaagtgggagttatattagttaatagttaaccaattgtatatacagcatatttcattataattcttgttataaataaacagtaattaaacttacaaacctgctgactgaatttattgggcagccaaggaccaaagactttgggtatttttataagaatttttggttaattcacttatgttgtcaCTCCAGAAcgagtagggctggaattgaccgcaaactagcccagggtgttgtaacaactgTGAAATGAATATTCTCTTCTAAAATGATCAGCAAATTAAGTTTTCATTTTGCAGGATGTgtgcatcattggctaggccagcatttacttccCTGaattaattgcctttgagaagttgTTGGTCTGGTGGTTTTTTCTCaaatgttgaggataggtgtgatctTAGCCCAGCTAGCCAGACGTATATGTTCTGGTTCTGTCCCAAACTTGTAGGCTTCTGGGCCTCATTCTTTAGCACTATGTTGGAGATATTTCATTTGGATTTAGACCCAAAGCCTGTactggtttaaactggagttgtAGACTGGCAGGCACCAGGGACAGAGATGGACTGGGACTcgttttgattgatttggctggtgggcaATGAATTGGGCCAAATGCTGGTAGCTATGTTTGGGGTGTTGCTTTCGCTAGTGCTTCAGTCTGGGGTAGAGACAGATGTTATCGCTTTTGTCTCACTCATAGCCCGGAAGTGCATATTGCATGGTTGGAGGTCTCCCAGTCTGCTCAGTGCCTCTGCTTGGTTGAGCGACTTAACATCATTCCTACACTTGGGAGAAAATCCAATTCACCAtcagtgggtcagtggggagttctacttaagatggcaaccatttatttcctttcgtaaggtaaagtcgccataatcccagaagACCATAGAgtgatttcccctttgagggggagagctgactggtggtgatttaatctgaggatcatagatcatggagatcatagaatttacagtgcagaaggaggccatttggcccatcaagtctgcaccggctcttggaaagagcaccccacttaagcccacacctccagcctattcccgtaacccaggaaccccacctaacctaagggcaatttagcatggccaatccacctaacctgcacatctttggactgtgggagcaaaccggagcacccggaggaaacccacgcagacacggggagaacgtgcagactccacacagacagtgacccaagccgggaatcgaacctggaacccaggagctgtgaggcaactgtgctaaccactatgctaccatgctgcgcacTCCATCACCAcgtctcaggtgaggggcaagtttgagaaggcggggctcAGCTGGCACGGGAATCGTGGATACCcccagctggcacgggaattgaacccatgctggtgGCCTCACTCTGCAACACAAACCACCTGtctagccaaatgagctaaaccagccccctttttTTAAGGATCTAATCACCGTcagctgttggggagggggggtgtagtttAGTATTCGTATTTAAGTTAATTATGTATTTGTTTTTAACTTTTACATTTGCTTGTGATTATCTTCATTCTTCTATTCTCATTTGTGTTATGTAAAAACTCTAATGAACATATTGTTTTGaaagggaaggtggtggtgagctgcttcttgatCTGCTAcagcccctgtggtgtaggtacacccacggtgctgttagggaggagttctgggattttgacccagggaccgtgaaggaacagcaatatattccccagtcaggatggtgagtgacctggagggaaatgtccaggtggtggtgttcccatgtgtctgctgcccttgtccttctagatggcagtgagcatgggtttggaaggtgctgcctaaggagccttgtgaCAATGTGAGTCTCATAATGATATAAGTTACCAACTTCATCATTACGGTATTTATAGACATCACAATATTCTGGCTTTATTTCCAATTTTGACCTGGTCATGTAAGAAATGCCATTATAATCTCTTGTAGATTCATTATGGATATTGTGTTTTGCAACAGTGCAGGTAAAAGACCCATTTTAGATTTTGTTGCAAGCCTTTACCATACCTCTCCTTTTATTTCAATACAGATGTTACAACTGTGGCGGCCTTGATCATCACGCTAAGGAATGTAATCTACCTCCTCAGCCAAAGAAGTGCCATTACTGTCAGAGCATCATGCACATGGTAGCTAACTGCCCCCTCAAAACTGTTCCACCACAGTCCCTTATTCCTCAGGGAAGATATGAAGCAGAGCTTCAACCTTCCACCTCTGCATATGCTGCTTTCCCTAGAGAAATGGGAGGGTCCCAAGGATGCCCAGCTCTGTCTCATCTTCAGGAGGGAAAACCAGAGACTGAAAACTCTGGCAAGTCATCCCATGAGGCTTCTTCAAGCAAGTTGTCGGCATCTCCTGAAGAACCAAGTAGAAAGGGGCCTTCCATTCAGAAACGGAAAAAAACATAAAGCAAAGCTTCTGAGGCTTATTTTTAAATAGGATCCCAAACTACCTCATACTTGCAAAAGTACAGGGGAAGTAAATTCACATATTGCAGCTCCTTTTTTTGAGGAAATGGAAAGACCTAGTGAATCAAACAAACTTTGAACTGGTCAATTCACTCCACGCAAAGAGTCATAATTGGATTGAGTTCAGGCGCATCCACTGTGCTCTATTTTTACCTTTATATGCAGAAATCTCTGTAAAGCACCCAGTGGCACACGCATTTCAGTGTCAATTTGCCATGTTTAATTCCCTTGACTTTTCTAATCTTTTATAACAAGTGCTGTTCACAGTCCCTTTGGTAAACTCTCGGAATTGCAAAGCAATACACAACACTACGATCACCCTAGAACTTTCTTCAGAGGCTCCGTTCCCCACGTCGGGCAGCTGAAGCAACTCCATTCAAGTTGAAAACCAAAGGAAATCAAGATGTGGATGCTGTCAGAGCTGAGGTACCAAGGATAGCAACAGATATATAATTGATATTACATGGTAGTGTCTTACTCCTGTAGGCAATATTCATCATTGAGATACTAGTCACTACCATGAATCTTTGTTAGGGGAGTCAAAGCTACAGAtaatgtgaatgtgtttgtgtgtttctgttgCAAgtgctttttggttttgtttttttaattgtgACTTAAACTCAAATCTGTGAACACTGTAGTATTCTTtcatatatatctatctatatatatatatatgtgtgtgtatatgtgtgtgtgtgtgtgtgtgtgtgtgtacagataTATATAGATATAGATACAAAAAATTAAAAATAGAGTGCAGAAAATTTGAATGTCATGCCATTTGTGTGAATGTTCTGCAGTAAACACCTCAGCAGCAGTTGGCATTGTTTCCTTGCCCAGCTACGATAGTTGCAGTATTAATTCCAAAATGTAAATAAGTTCACCTCATGACCCATGATTCCAGTATTAGTAAGTCGCCTATTCCGCAGTTAATTTGGTAATTTGATATGTCTTTTGGATACCAGCCTCCACAAGGTTGACTCTCAATTGGTAATTCAGCCACCCAAGATAAGACGGTGCACATTTCAGTTTAAAAATTAACCTGAGTGTAACATGCTATTTCATTTTATGTCATGTTACCCAGGTACTGAAGTTCATACTGAAGACTTTGGGGTGAACAGTAACGTACTCTTGTTTTTGTCATGGCACAACATACCTCCCTCTGCAGTGCAGGGAAATATAggtacttctgacagtgcagtcatTTTAATCCTTCCCATACTTATTTTGAAATTGGTGCACCCCTTGAAAATTAGTGAGTTTTACCAAAGCATTATTTGAAAGACGTCAAGTTGCTGATGTGAAAgctatttacatttttttttaagttcGTCAATATGGTGATCTGCAGGTAGATTATCAAGGAGACAGATATTAAATACGAGTGGTTCTGCTGCTTACAAATTAGAGGTTTTGTACTGGAAATGTCACAAGACATGAGCTGGGTGTTCTGCCAATTGACTCCAAATGGGCCGAAGTATTATCCCATGGTCCATGAGGTGTTTTGGGAAGTACTTTTTTGGACCTTTTTGAAATATTCTAGGATATGCATGGCCTGAAAAAATGGTCTCTGTTTCAAAATGTTTCCTGTGAGCACACTGCAAAGCTGATATGAAGTGTTAAAATTGCTTGCCGCAGATGATCCTGTAGAGTGACAACATTGATTCAGAATGAGCATATTTTCCTTAATAGTAAGATCCTTTATAAGGTTTTCTTATATAGTTTGTTCATTCTCTATTCTAGCTGAATTTAAACTGAAAGGTGATGTATATAGAGTTCTTTGACTTGATCGAAGGAGTGAGAGATGTCTGATAAAACGCACATTATCTTTCATTAAAAGTGACATTTATattgggcaacacggtggtgcagtggttagcactgcagtctcacagcaccgaggtcccaggttcgatcccggctctgagtcactgtcctttatcatcatggaatttacagtgcagaaggaggccattcggcccatcgagtctgcacca
It contains:
- the LOC140410983 gene encoding protein lin-28 homolog B-like isoform X4, which codes for MGFGFISMTSREGTPLEAPVDVFVHQSKLYMDGFRSLKEGEHVEFTFKKSSKGLESIRVTGPGGTPCSGSERRPKGKTVQKRKPKGDRCYNCGGLDHHAKECNLPPQPKKCHYCQSIMHMVANCPLKTVPPQSLIPQGRYEAELQPSTSAYAAFPREMGGSQGCPALSHLQEGKPETENSGKSSHEASSSKLSASPEEPSRKGPSIQKRKKT
- the LOC140410983 gene encoding protein lin-28 homolog B-like isoform X3 — translated: MAEGGAGKGAGDEKRTLAEKEEPQIQQGTGHCKWFNVRMGFGFISMTSREGTPLEAPVDVFVHQSKLYMDGFRSLKEGEHVEFTFKKSSKGLESIRVTGPGGTPCSGSERRPKGKTVQKRKPKGDRCYNCGGLDHHAKECNLPPQPKKCHYCQSIMHMVANCPLKTVPPQSLIPQGRYEAELQPSTSAYAAFPREMGGSQGCPALSHLQEGKPETENSGKSSHEASSSKLSASPEEPSRKGPSIQKRKKT